In Anabrus simplex isolate iqAnaSimp1 chromosome 4, ASM4041472v1, whole genome shotgun sequence, a single genomic region encodes these proteins:
- the LOC136871956 gene encoding insulin-like growth factor-binding protein complex acid labile subunit, with protein sequence MMLILSATLMILLSAASRADRNCADQNCSCEILDTLLACESIEGSLLEELREVNLNKELNTVRVTDGKIPLLQSGTFENRHFSELNLLTLINNNIRLIEHDAFKGLDKLDNLDLDNNNITNIPDGTFNSLSDLTNLNLCHNNLSFLALDLFEQNEKLEFLCLGYNRFTDTKSLPIITHAQKVSLQGNAIEVLPNRSFPVSNVSRLEELNLKDNKISEINEEAFHGLEELRDLNLHNNQITKIEANTFTATPKLERLYLGANQLREFDCFHSLGALQLLSLINNQISVLPKRTFDSSQESQLAYLFLGHNNLKEVEHEAFANLPNLVDLTLSYNSIDMLHSDTFEKNKKLERLELSSNRLSQLNILFKAPWLKIVDLSRNLITHLDNNTFSADSQLTRLDLSYNKIETIDELALSGLKFLTDLSLASNEIKSLHPNTFRNILRLQRLDLSRNQISQFNFATNIISLTSLLLSDNNILRVENNTFFGTERLYEIDLSRNEISEIEPEAFDKLDDLIILVLSHNNLEGLPSDIFLNKNKFNKLDLQSNKISSLKFLNAPSLEHYILSHNNISVLPNHIFSLLNSSHLKKIDISKNEITTIEPSAFQGLPNLAEVDLSENRLSSLPEGLFEDNTKLRTLKLNNNSLNSLDFIKNISSLESLYMKNNKISVLENDTFFSSPQSRLMDLDLERNLIKTIGEKTFEGLHDLIFLDLVGNPIEHIHPDNFLETKKLRLFRLSYDNEDHEFRFSDSQEAMEQIRTIIKIHFSG encoded by the coding sequence ATGATGCTGATACTCTCAGCCACCCTGATGATCCTGCTTTCTGCAGCCTCGCGCGCGGATAGAAACTGCGCTGACCAGAATTGCAGCTGTGAAATACTAGACACTCTACTTGCGTGCGAGAGTATTGAAGGTAGTCTGCTGGAAGAACTCCGAGAAGTAAACCTTAACAAAGAGTTGAACACTGTTCGAGTAACTGACGGCAAGATCCCTCTTCTGCAAAGTGGGACTTTCGAAAACCGCCATTTCTCAGAACTCAACCTCCTCACGCTCATTAACAACAATATCAGGCTGATTGAGCATGATGCCTTCAAGGGATTGGACAAACTGGATAACCTTGATCTGGATAACAATAACATAACAAACATTCCAGATGGAACATTCAACAGCTTGTCAGATCTAACAAATCTAAATTTGTGTCATAACAATCTATCGTTCTTGGCTCTTGATTTGTTTGAGCAGAATGAAAAACTTGAGTTCTTATGTCTAGGCTACAATAGATTTACAGATACTAAGTCATTGCCAATAATTACACATGCCCAGAAGGTTTCCCTGCAAGGAAATGCTATAGAAGTTCTTCCAAACAGAAGTTTTCCCGTTTCCAATGTTTCTAGATTGGAGGAGTTAAATCTGAAGGACAACAAGATATCTGAAATTAATGAGGAAGCTTTCCATGGACTGGAAGAGCTCAGGGACTTAAATCTTCACAATAACCAAATCACAAAAATAGAGGCTAACACTTTCACAGCTACTCCTAAATTAGAGCGACTTTACCTAGGTGCCAATCAGCTACGAGAGTTTGACTGTTTCCATAGTTTGGGCGCTCTACAACTATTGTCTCTGATAAATAACCAGATCAGTGTACTTCCTAAACGAACATTCGACAGTTCGCAGGAGTCGCAACTCGCTTATCTCTTCTTAGGACACAATAATCTCAAAGAAGTTGAACATGAAGCCTTTGCAAACTTACCGAATCTTGTTGATTTAACATTATCGTACAATAGCATCGATATGCTGCATTCAGATACTTTCGAAAAGAATAAAAAGCTTGAAAGACTAGAGCTATCTTCAAATAGGCTTTCGCAGCTTAATATCCTTTTTAAAGCTCCGTGGTTAAAAATAGTCGATTTATCTCGTAATCTCATCACTCATCTCGATAATAATACGTTCTCTGCGGATTCTCAGCTGACTAGGCTAGATTTGTCTTACAATAAAATTGAGACAATTGATGAACTGGCGCTCAGTGGACTAAAATTCCTCACTGATCTCTCTTTAGCAAGTAATGAAATAAAATCCCTACATCCAAATACCTTCAGAAACATACTCAGACTTCAAAGACTCGATCTAAGTAGAAACCAAATTTCACAATTCAATTTTGCTACAAATATTATATCTTTAACTTCCCTTTTACTGTCAGATAATAACATTTTGAGAgttgaaaataatacatttttcgGCACTGAAAGACTGTACGAAATCGACCTATCTCGAAATGAAATATCTGAAATTGAACCAGAAGCCTTTGATAAATTAGACGATCTTATAATCCTTGTCCTCTCACACAATAATTTAGAAGGCCTTCCATCCGACATCTTCCTAAATAAGAATAAGTTTAACAAACTAGACCTTCAAAGCAACAAAATATCGAGTTTAAAATTTCTAAACGCTCCTAGTCTGGAACACTACATTCTTTCACATAACAACATTTCAGTATTGCCAAACCATATATTTTCCCTTTTAAATTCTTCCCATTTAAAGAAAATAGATATTAGTAAAAATGAGATTACGACTATAGAGCCCAGTGCATTTCAAGGTTTGCCTAATTTGGCTGAAGTAGATCTTAGCGAAAACAGACTTTCTTCCCTACCTGAAGGACTGTTTGAAGATAATACCAAGCTACGAACACTGAAATTAAACAATAACTCACTAAATAGTTTGGATTTCATAAAAAATATTTCGTCTCTGGAAAGTTTGTACATGAAAAACAATAAGATTTCAGTGTTGGAGAATGATACATTCTTTTCATCTCCCCAAAGTAGACTAATGGATCTCGATCTTGAAAGAAATTTAATTAAAACCATAGGGGAGAAAACATTTGAAGGACTTCATGACTTAATATTTCTGGATCTAGTTGGTAACCCGATAGAACACATTCATCCAGACAACTTTTTGGAGACGAAGAAACTCCGTCTGTTTCGTTTGAGTTATGACAATGAAGATCATGAATTTAGATTCAGTGACAGCCAAGAGGCCATGGAACAGATACGAACTATCATCAAAATTCATTTCAGTGGTTAG